One window from the genome of Mucilaginibacter ginsenosidivorans encodes:
- a CDS encoding RteC domain-containing protein produces MEFVTELLQQLERELDEIELETNNIIERSKNSFEACEKAISKLKELMATYTFNNVAEEIHFFKQLKPKFYSKLIYHVRLFELESQKPIGIAKSQKKYFNRHLSEIMRYDHDHQNIYSYYRSGAVHMDEVYFKRTKHDLMIGFNLSYFDCNESFCSCHDHTVATLLANEKIADYLNSELLKLKNHQRVIAPIGIEDTGISWAESKASFIELMYGLQTLGVFYNTKTKTKADMSQVARFFEMALGVDLGNYYRTFQEIRIRKKGRTTFIDKLREQLIQRMDQADENPRYN; encoded by the coding sequence ATGGAATTCGTAACAGAACTGCTTCAGCAATTGGAAAGAGAGTTGGATGAGATTGAACTCGAAACTAACAATATTATTGAAAGATCAAAGAACTCATTTGAAGCTTGCGAAAAAGCGATATCTAAGCTAAAGGAGCTTATGGCGACCTATACATTCAATAATGTGGCAGAAGAAATTCACTTTTTTAAACAGTTAAAACCAAAGTTTTATAGCAAGCTTATTTATCATGTGCGCTTATTTGAATTAGAATCACAAAAGCCTATAGGTATAGCTAAATCGCAAAAAAAATATTTCAACAGGCATTTATCCGAAATAATGAGGTACGACCATGATCATCAGAACATCTATTCATATTATAGGTCAGGTGCAGTTCATATGGATGAGGTTTATTTTAAAAGAACAAAACATGACCTTATGATAGGTTTTAATCTCAGCTATTTCGATTGCAACGAAAGCTTTTGCAGCTGTCATGATCATACTGTGGCTACATTGCTTGCCAATGAAAAAATTGCCGACTACCTGAACAGTGAATTATTGAAGTTAAAGAACCACCAACGAGTTATTGCGCCGATTGGCATTGAAGACACAGGCATCAGCTGGGCTGAATCAAAGGCTTCATTTATTGAATTAATGTATGGTCTGCAAACTTTGGGGGTATTTTACAACACCAAAACAAAAACAAAAGCGGACATGAGCCAGGTCGCGCGGTTTTTTGAAATGGCACTTGGTGTCGATCTGGGAAACTATTACAGGACATTCCAGGAAATACGCATCCGCAAGAAGGGAAGAACAACATTCATTGACAAATTGCGGGAGCAACTAATACAACGGATGGATCAGGCAGATGAAAATCCACGATACAATTAA
- a CDS encoding BamA/TamA family outer membrane protein: MRLTVPSLQKLLSILLLLSLTVQNTYAQKEQRYYRLQYHKYHWQVFHTKVFHVYFIVGSDSLASFVTRETPKAIEHVKKEMLSSDIKEPNIIIYPSTDQLYESNVGSYEPEQYTLPTFVYKGNRLLLAYKGSYADLKAQLYEALVRYEWESRLSENNLGDQAKGTAKKDEVPMWFKEGAIRYLANGWPIQDEDKFRISFKDNTFTNWQQVLNYEPRLAGQAFCYFLTEHYQPKVIAQIFFQLRKKSLQRSIRLVTKHTLDSLYTQCYEYYKTRFTVKEKDQPLAQKLILKHRKGIINRVLISPDESYIAYTVSTYNRRTVYIDDLKNKTTKKVTSYELPPWIDDHSADIYPLLQWHPDGKQLYMAMPKKGKITISRYATDGSLTDAVKLYGVDGISSFVPLSDREYLLAGYRRGESDIVQYNENKEKYTTWTDDSYDDNSPVLNSKKQLLFLSGRPKVAKQKVFKIGVGYDPDTLWQGIYSMHDKQIEPVVIDTISYIKWDKLTQLADGQLLATYTRHGTEQFVILPSKGAGKPLSEWMPFQYLEEKDRIAFYKADKDSIYVSSYPMQQWLTDNSAKDEDTSSAWLTDYRARLAKQAKEDSMLRAAIDTTHSILEDALVPKDARKRSAFMKDSIAKSLTYNPKNVRPYMLQLHSAYFSAKINNDYFINRYQPYLNYQGQFKFPEVGGMAQGGFTDLLENHHISIAYRMPAGTEGSDFYIRYENTARRLDWGLSYFRKVESLQPDPARQWVDESGNPYPNTAKVKTHYYELFLTYPLSYDCALGFQTAVRKDRTIFLATDKYSLDFDPIESLWSINTFSFKLNKLQPTLPYLYKGFKIVGLIDLFKGFTQEESAVMGTTLNVSYHQPLYKYITLVAQAHLGYSGGDKKVLYDLGGLDNNVTPRVDTTVHFNQHAPYAFQTLVAPFRGYYQNTLYGNEYAVFNADVYFPIFETLIPIETPLPAVNNLQLGLFTDAGTTRETWNNANANNGKWKVSYGLSARTNLAGYPIRVDVAWPGTFNKAAWYFSLHL; the protein is encoded by the coding sequence ATGAGATTGACCGTTCCTTCACTTCAAAAATTGCTGTCCATCCTATTGCTGTTATCATTAACAGTACAAAATACCTATGCTCAGAAGGAACAGCGCTATTACAGGTTACAATACCACAAATATCACTGGCAGGTTTTCCATACTAAAGTATTCCATGTTTACTTTATTGTAGGTTCAGACAGCCTGGCCTCGTTTGTCACAAGAGAAACACCTAAAGCAATAGAGCATGTAAAGAAGGAAATGCTAAGCAGCGATATAAAAGAACCCAATATCATCATCTACCCATCTACGGACCAGCTTTACGAATCTAATGTTGGCAGCTATGAACCGGAGCAATATACACTGCCCACATTTGTATATAAAGGCAATAGATTATTGCTTGCGTACAAAGGAAGCTATGCAGATCTGAAAGCGCAACTTTATGAAGCACTGGTAAGATATGAATGGGAAAGCCGGCTAAGTGAAAACAACCTCGGTGACCAGGCGAAAGGCACAGCGAAAAAAGATGAAGTGCCCATGTGGTTTAAAGAAGGAGCGATAAGATATCTGGCCAATGGCTGGCCTATACAGGATGAAGATAAGTTCAGAATATCATTTAAGGACAATACATTCACCAATTGGCAGCAGGTACTCAACTATGAACCCCGACTGGCAGGACAAGCCTTCTGCTATTTTCTTACAGAGCATTATCAACCCAAAGTAATAGCCCAGATATTCTTCCAGCTAAGAAAGAAGTCTTTACAGAGAAGTATAAGATTGGTCACCAAGCATACGCTTGACAGTTTGTATACTCAATGCTATGAGTATTATAAAACGCGCTTTACAGTTAAAGAAAAGGACCAACCTTTAGCACAAAAGCTAATTCTTAAACACAGGAAAGGGATTATCAATAGGGTGCTGATAAGCCCGGATGAAAGCTATATAGCCTATACAGTAAGCACCTACAACAGGCGTACGGTTTATATTGACGACCTGAAAAACAAGACAACGAAAAAGGTAACAAGCTATGAGTTGCCACCCTGGATAGACGATCATAGTGCTGATATATATCCACTACTGCAATGGCATCCTGATGGGAAACAGCTTTATATGGCGATGCCTAAGAAAGGGAAAATCACAATCAGCAGGTATGCTACCGACGGGAGCCTGACGGATGCGGTAAAGCTGTATGGCGTAGATGGCATCAGTAGTTTTGTTCCATTATCAGATAGGGAGTATCTGCTTGCAGGATATAGGAGAGGGGAAAGTGATATAGTGCAGTATAACGAGAACAAAGAGAAGTACACAACCTGGACAGATGACAGCTATGATGATAATAGCCCGGTATTGAACAGTAAGAAGCAGTTGTTGTTTCTCTCTGGCAGGCCTAAGGTAGCTAAACAAAAGGTCTTCAAAATTGGTGTAGGTTATGATCCGGATACGCTGTGGCAGGGGATATATAGCATGCATGATAAACAAATAGAACCGGTAGTCATTGATACGATCAGCTATATAAAATGGGATAAGCTTACGCAACTGGCAGATGGACAGCTATTAGCTACATATACAAGACATGGCACAGAACAGTTTGTGATATTACCATCAAAGGGTGCTGGAAAACCTTTGAGCGAATGGATGCCATTTCAATACCTGGAAGAGAAGGATAGAATAGCATTCTATAAGGCTGATAAGGACAGCATTTATGTTAGTTCTTACCCCATGCAACAATGGTTAACTGACAATAGCGCAAAAGATGAAGATACAAGCAGCGCATGGTTAACTGACTACAGAGCAAGACTAGCTAAGCAGGCAAAAGAGGACTCCATGCTACGAGCCGCTATAGATACTACTCATTCCATACTGGAAGATGCACTGGTGCCTAAGGATGCCAGGAAGCGATCTGCTTTTATGAAAGACAGCATTGCAAAAAGTCTCACATACAACCCTAAGAATGTAAGGCCATACATGCTGCAACTGCATAGTGCATACTTCTCGGCTAAGATCAATAATGACTACTTTATCAATAGATATCAGCCATATCTTAACTACCAGGGGCAGTTCAAGTTCCCTGAAGTTGGAGGTATGGCACAAGGCGGTTTTACTGACCTGCTGGAAAACCATCATATTTCCATTGCTTACAGGATGCCTGCAGGTACTGAAGGCAGCGACTTTTATATACGCTATGAGAACACTGCCAGGCGGCTTGACTGGGGTCTGTCTTACTTCAGGAAGGTGGAGAGCCTGCAACCTGATCCAGCCAGGCAATGGGTGGATGAAAGCGGCAATCCATATCCTAATACAGCTAAGGTAAAGACGCATTACTACGAGCTCTTCCTGACATATCCCTTGAGCTATGATTGTGCGTTGGGTTTCCAGACTGCGGTGAGAAAGGACAGGACCATTTTCCTGGCGACTGACAAATACAGTCTTGATTTTGATCCTATAGAAAGTCTTTGGTCTATTAATACGTTTTCCTTTAAGCTTAATAAGCTACAACCAACTTTGCCTTATTTATACAAAGGCTTTAAGATTGTGGGATTGATTGATTTGTTTAAGGGCTTTACACAGGAGGAGTCTGCAGTGATGGGGACTACGCTTAATGTGAGCTATCACCAACCGCTGTATAAGTATATAACCCTCGTAGCACAAGCGCACCTAGGATATAGCGGGGGAGATAAGAAAGTGCTGTACGATCTTGGTGGGCTTGATAATAATGTGACACCAAGAGTAGATACAACGGTTCATTTCAACCAGCATGCACCTTATGCATTCCAGACCTTGGTTGCGCCATTCAGGGGATATTACCAGAATACGCTGTATGGGAATGAATATGCGGTTTTCAATGCGGATGTTTATTTCCCGATCTTTGAGACCTTGATACCAATTGAGACGCCATTGCCTGCTGTGAATAACCTACAGTTGGGTTTGTTTACAGATGCGGGAACTACCAGGGAAACATGGAACAATGCGAATGCTAATAATGGCAAGTGGAAAGTTTCGTACGGGCTGAGTGCAAGAACCAACCTTGCCGGTTATCCTATACGAGTGGATGTGGCCTGGCCGGGCACATTTAACAAAGCCGCCTGGTATTTCTCTTTGCATTTATAA
- a CDS encoding RHS repeat-associated core domain-containing protein, producing MKKLLAIYTFLGMVSVAYGQTNRPNGTTAPAGTRSSSYSLPGSFATPLFYNYTQTWVPQIPLTDTSTSKFHYNGTNTIPVSTNYYNGLGQSLMRVVHGNHDTHFKDIIYPNDVRYSKTHTNLLPYTSTQNSGFQLDPFDNAFGYNLGLYANEDYTAYSQQVTPDDQSTLTSVAYAPGKSFVGEGRGVITTATFNDVADSITQYFVNASGTIDGFGTHYNSSDLTVKTTSSAHSQVIKTYINKLGQAVCKQVYAGLDKHGVNIWQTTYYVYDLLGKLRYILPPLVSAAKPTAANFSTYAALYYQYKYDKYGNQIEADVPGKTGPIYEIYDNQFHPVMTQTPLLRAQGKWQFALYDTRGRIIMTGIARDTNSAVTWQGWANGSVTPSGGVVAGSLLYYILNGATTSVSAITNCEIRTYNYYDSYSADPSFSSNTYGNINTLDFATDPSAVTPVPYLFTQGKLVANKTKIVDSANTLPNQWVLNVFFYDQKGNLIQVQTKNPWNTSGWDTTTMQYNFAGKKVYDLTHHHAWAGCKKIDTKIANKFLYNFVGRLYAVQQKADSGNWRIIANYNFDDLGRTSSKNLGGVEQQDYTYNIRGQLESVNADYLASPMQPDKTFGSLLSYDYGFDSARFDGGISGIQWRGAGLLTPLRAYGYKYDPAGRLNYADFNEDSSGMPGAWFKTSHDFSMSNVTYDLNGNILTMNQMGTSTSGPVFIDKLTYTYPSTSNQLQRVQDGITTNYHLGDFQDIAGTNDYYYDVDGNVISDNNKSIIAITYNELDLPLTIKFYNHSTISNIYDASGRLLQKIVADSTIPHIDTYRYWGAFNYRNDSLKYIDHGEGRARWMADSSIFKYDFYVKDHLGNVRTIVTSDEGSPISYFASHEIASAGLESSIFANMDSVRDLKPGSTNPYDIQAAHLDGSDAQKRIGTALLMSVMAGDKFDISATSYYDTNSAGMTTYADPNSMLNAITTSLVNGVGGYASEGNNTAMVGSLFSTSNYLGIYEGVLDNLTDYTRPRAYINYLVFDQSMNLVPEQSGAVQVSGTPGSWQVIGTSGPITIGQNGYVSIYMSDEQFLPVYMDQLHVTYYRGRLVQEQHYYPFGLPINPVTSSGTLPSNTQIEGNETHNELGLNQSDFNFRQYDYQIGRFTSIDLLCDRRGQEGLSPYHFAANNPANFTDPKGLGIRDNNELPATTVYASRIVPLVDDGSYNVYYVGIPRPSEIGYGSTQSSGVQGGGGPGSAGNGENGITVNTLTPLRTLQQQLDQFTQHYITQYMQPLQPVQLPPILNDFNPIQITQVNVPETILLESNNQQSQDNESESSYVVDAVNTTGTIMGLKAATMDLMLGAGFYKNASGQFSTYTTLARYKPGLSLSQQGRLSGAFASYRTWADVFRWGSRAIGAGLILYDVKQNKGEDIVEQDVFFLGMAEVPFVGPPMSAWLYFNTRLPIPYETPWTPGRNHENWNSWVK from the coding sequence ATGAAAAAATTACTCGCTATATATACCTTTTTAGGAATGGTGTCGGTCGCTTATGGACAAACGAACCGCCCAAATGGAACGACTGCTCCTGCAGGTACCCGAAGTTCTTCCTATTCATTACCGGGTTCTTTTGCAACGCCGTTATTTTATAATTATACGCAAACCTGGGTTCCCCAAATACCTCTTACTGATACGTCTACCAGTAAATTCCATTACAATGGGACTAATACAATTCCAGTTTCAACCAATTACTATAATGGTTTAGGGCAGTCGTTAATGCGCGTCGTACACGGCAACCACGATACTCATTTTAAAGACATTATATATCCTAATGATGTAAGGTATTCAAAAACACATACGAATCTGCTACCTTACACGTCCACACAAAATAGTGGCTTCCAATTAGACCCCTTTGACAATGCGTTCGGCTATAATTTAGGGCTATACGCTAACGAAGATTACACAGCATATAGTCAACAGGTAACGCCCGACGATCAAAGCACATTAACAAGCGTCGCTTACGCGCCTGGTAAATCATTTGTAGGAGAAGGCAGAGGTGTTATAACCACTGCTACCTTTAATGACGTCGCAGATTCAATTACCCAATACTTTGTAAATGCCTCAGGCACAATCGATGGATTTGGAACGCACTACAATAGTTCTGATCTAACAGTAAAAACAACCTCTTCTGCACACAGTCAGGTCATAAAAACATATATTAACAAATTAGGTCAGGCTGTTTGTAAACAAGTATATGCCGGCTTAGATAAGCATGGTGTCAATATTTGGCAAACCACCTATTATGTTTATGATCTCTTGGGCAAGCTTCGTTATATTTTACCTCCGTTGGTTTCAGCGGCAAAGCCTACGGCTGCCAATTTCTCAACCTATGCCGCTTTGTATTATCAATACAAATATGATAAATACGGGAACCAGATTGAGGCAGACGTTCCAGGGAAGACTGGCCCCATATACGAAATTTACGATAACCAATTTCATCCTGTTATGACACAGACACCACTGCTTCGCGCTCAGGGTAAATGGCAGTTTGCATTATACGACACACGAGGCAGAATTATTATGACTGGCATAGCGAGAGATACAAATAGTGCTGTCACATGGCAAGGATGGGCTAATGGATCCGTTACACCGTCGGGCGGTGTTGTTGCAGGCAGCTTACTATATTACATTTTAAATGGCGCAACAACTTCTGTTTCTGCTATTACCAATTGTGAAATCAGGACTTATAATTATTATGATTCATATAGCGCTGACCCTTCTTTTTCTTCTAACACCTATGGGAATATCAATACGCTGGACTTTGCAACTGACCCATCAGCCGTAACACCTGTTCCTTATTTATTCACACAGGGCAAACTTGTGGCAAACAAAACTAAAATTGTAGATTCTGCGAATACATTGCCAAACCAATGGGTTTTAAATGTTTTTTTTTATGACCAGAAGGGTAACTTAATCCAAGTTCAGACAAAAAACCCATGGAATACTTCCGGATGGGATACAACTACGATGCAATATAATTTTGCTGGCAAAAAGGTTTATGATCTTACCCACCATCATGCCTGGGCTGGGTGCAAGAAGATAGATACGAAAATAGCGAATAAATTTTTGTACAATTTTGTAGGTAGGTTGTATGCGGTGCAGCAAAAGGCTGACAGTGGAAATTGGCGTATCATCGCAAATTATAATTTCGATGATTTAGGGCGTACCAGCAGCAAGAACCTCGGCGGCGTGGAGCAGCAAGATTACACTTATAACATCAGAGGGCAGTTGGAGAGTGTCAATGCCGACTATTTAGCAAGCCCGATGCAACCCGATAAGACCTTTGGCAGCCTCTTAAGCTACGACTACGGTTTTGATTCTGCTCGTTTCGATGGAGGAATTTCAGGTATTCAATGGAGAGGTGCAGGTCTCTTGACCCCATTACGGGCATATGGATATAAGTATGATCCGGCTGGCAGGCTGAATTATGCAGATTTCAACGAAGACAGTTCCGGTATGCCAGGCGCCTGGTTTAAAACCTCTCACGACTTTAGTATGTCAAATGTAACCTATGATCTGAATGGTAACATCCTTACAATGAACCAGATGGGCACATCCACTAGCGGCCCTGTATTTATTGACAAGCTAACATATACTTATCCGTCAACGAGCAACCAATTGCAGCGGGTTCAGGATGGCATAACCACCAATTATCACCTTGGCGATTTTCAGGATATTGCGGGTACAAACGATTATTACTATGATGTTGATGGCAATGTAATATCGGATAACAACAAAAGCATTATTGCGATTACTTATAATGAGTTAGACTTGCCCCTTACTATCAAGTTCTACAATCACAGCACTATTAGCAATATTTACGATGCATCCGGGCGTCTGTTACAAAAAATTGTTGCCGATAGTACTATACCACATATAGATACCTACCGATACTGGGGAGCGTTCAATTACAGGAATGACAGTCTAAAGTATATTGATCATGGCGAAGGACGAGCCCGTTGGATGGCTGATAGCAGTATTTTCAAATACGACTTCTATGTAAAAGATCATCTTGGTAATGTGCGAACTATAGTTACCTCTGATGAAGGCTCACCTATAAGTTATTTTGCAAGCCATGAGATAGCATCGGCCGGACTCGAAAGCTCAATTTTTGCAAATATGGATTCTGTTCGCGATCTAAAGCCGGGTAGCACTAACCCCTATGATATACAGGCCGCTCATTTGGATGGCTCAGATGCCCAGAAGCGCATTGGAACAGCACTGCTTATGAGTGTAATGGCAGGTGACAAATTTGATATTAGTGCTACGAGTTATTATGATACGAACAGTGCTGGTATGACGACTTACGCTGACCCCAATAGCATGCTAAATGCTATAACAACGAGCCTTGTAAATGGTGTTGGTGGATATGCCAGTGAGGGAAATAACACTGCTATGGTGGGAAGCCTTTTTAGCACTTCAAATTACCTAGGCATTTATGAAGGTGTGTTAGATAATCTTACAGACTACACGCGCCCGAGAGCATACATCAACTATCTGGTATTCGATCAGTCGATGAATCTTGTGCCAGAGCAGAGTGGTGCAGTACAGGTTAGTGGTACACCGGGTAGTTGGCAGGTAATAGGCACCAGTGGGCCGATAACGATCGGGCAAAATGGCTATGTATCTATATATATGAGTGATGAGCAGTTCTTACCCGTATATATGGATCAACTGCATGTTACTTACTACCGTGGTCGTCTTGTGCAGGAACAACATTATTATCCCTTCGGCTTGCCAATAAACCCGGTGACGAGCAGTGGCACATTGCCGTCAAATACGCAGATCGAAGGAAACGAAACACACAATGAACTTGGTCTAAACCAGTCAGATTTTAATTTTCGTCAGTACGACTATCAGATCGGCCGATTTACGAGTATTGATCTACTCTGCGACCGACGTGGGCAGGAGGGGCTTTCTCCATATCATTTTGCAGCCAACAATCCAGCAAACTTCACAGATCCAAAGGGTTTGGGAATACGCGATAATAATGAATTACCTGCCACAACGGTGTACGCAAGCAGAATAGTGCCGTTAGTGGATGATGGTAGTTACAATGTTTATTACGTTGGTATACCGCGCCCTTCTGAGATTGGATATGGAAGTACCCAAAGCAGCGGTGTGCAAGGCGGAGGAGGTCCAGGTAGTGCAGGAAACGGGGAAAACGGTATAACCGTTAATACATTAACTCCGTTGCGCACTCTCCAACAGCAGTTAGATCAGTTTACCCAACATTATATCACACAATATATGCAGCCGCTGCAACCGGTACAATTACCCCCGATATTAAATGACTTTAACCCGATTCAAATTACACAGGTGAATGTACCAGAGACGATATTATTGGAATCCAATAATCAACAATCTCAAGATAACGAGTCGGAATCATCATACGTAGTAGACGCAGTAAACACAACAGGAACCATTATGGGGCTCAAAGCAGCGACAATGGACTTAATGCTAGGAGCTGGATTTTATAAAAATGCGTCTGGTCAATTTTCTACATATACGACATTAGCAAGATATAAACCCGGTCTTAGTTTGTCGCAACAAGGTAGATTGTCTGGAGCGTTTGCATCATATAGAACCTGGGCGGATGTTTTTAGATGGGGATCACGTGCAATAGGTGCCGGTTTGATTTTATACGATGTTAAGCAGAACAAAGGTGAAGATATAGTCGAACAGGATGTATTTTTCTTGGGAATGGCTGAAGTTCCCTTTGTCGGACCGCCAATGTCCGCCTGGTTGTATTTCAATACACGACTCCCCATCCCATACGAGACTCCATGGACTCCTGGCCGGAATCATGAGAATTGGAATAGTTGGGTAAAATAA
- a CDS encoding response regulator codes for MKNINVAIADDHKYVRAIVCDILLKYGYSVVLQAANGEDLLNSIPGLEQLPDICIMDINMPVMDGFIATREMKKRWPHVKILGYSINYEKAIIEEMLNSGADAFLNKGELPEKLDEMIKSLLN; via the coding sequence ATGAAAAATATTAATGTTGCGATTGCCGATGACCATAAATATGTACGAGCAATAGTATGTGACATTTTATTGAAGTATGGATATTCAGTAGTGCTACAAGCGGCAAATGGGGAGGACCTGCTTAATTCGATTCCAGGGCTGGAACAACTTCCGGATATCTGTATCATGGATATTAATATGCCGGTAATGGATGGATTTATTGCCACAAGAGAAATGAAAAAACGCTGGCCACATGTAAAAATTTTAGGTTATAGTATTAATTATGAAAAAGCAATTATCGAGGAAATGCTAAATAGTGGAGCAGATGCCTTTCTTAATAAGGGTGAACTGCCGGAAAAATTAGATGAAATGATCAAAAGCTTATTGAATTGA
- a CDS encoding helix-turn-helix domain-containing protein produces the protein MEHLGNNIARLRNFRRIPQKEMAAKLRMTQQAYSAVENKAEIDEDLLEKIAEVLDFPVQAVRELDAHSVLSINQQGGNAGSVFYQYNPNEKIQELYERLLKEKDDIIKSKDEVIEMYRKQKNVS, from the coding sequence ATGGAACATTTAGGGAATAATATTGCACGGCTTAGAAATTTCCGCCGCATTCCTCAGAAAGAAATGGCCGCAAAATTGCGAATGACGCAGCAAGCTTATTCGGCAGTAGAAAATAAAGCTGAAATTGATGAGGATTTGTTAGAGAAAATCGCCGAAGTGTTGGACTTTCCGGTTCAGGCAGTCAGGGAATTGGATGCTCATTCCGTTTTAAGCATCAATCAGCAGGGAGGAAACGCAGGAAGCGTGTTTTATCAGTATAACCCAAACGAGAAAATACAGGAATTGTATGAACGTTTACTGAAAGAAAAGGATGATATTATAAAAAGCAAAGACGAAGTAATAGAGATGTACAGAAAGCAAAAAAACGTATCCTAG
- a CDS encoding XRE family transcriptional regulator, with protein MTSQNFYWASNLKFLRNRKKISQESMAEKLGIARSKLAMQETGAVKNLSLEDLIKFSEYFKISIDTLLKVDLAKLGELRLRELEAGNDVYISGGRIRVLSISVDKNNKENVEFVPVKAKAGYLAGYNDPTYIGKLPKLSLPHLPENKTFRMFPTEGDSMLPIPENCLVITEYVTDWTGLKKTPCIVIMRNEQTFLFKMVSSQIDTNRTMLLHSLNPAYEDKEVFAGDIAEIWKYHSHITDVIPSSETLIEELLRTVNEIKVDVKSLKDV; from the coding sequence ATGACAAGTCAAAATTTTTATTGGGCATCCAACCTGAAGTTCCTTAGAAACAGGAAGAAAATAAGCCAGGAATCTATGGCTGAAAAGCTGGGCATTGCGCGCTCAAAGCTCGCAATGCAGGAAACCGGGGCGGTAAAAAACCTTTCATTGGAAGACTTAATTAAATTTTCTGAATATTTTAAAATCAGCATTGATACCTTGTTGAAGGTAGACCTGGCGAAGCTGGGTGAATTGAGGCTGAGGGAACTTGAAGCAGGCAACGATGTTTATATTTCCGGTGGACGGATCAGGGTGTTATCGATAAGTGTAGATAAGAACAATAAAGAAAATGTTGAATTTGTTCCGGTGAAAGCTAAGGCGGGCTACCTGGCAGGATACAATGACCCGACCTATATTGGCAAGTTGCCGAAATTGTCATTGCCTCACTTACCAGAAAATAAAACTTTCAGGATGTTCCCGACAGAAGGTGATTCGATGTTGCCAATTCCTGAGAATTGTTTGGTGATCACAGAATATGTTACGGACTGGACAGGCCTGAAAAAAACACCTTGTATTGTTATCATGCGGAATGAGCAAACCTTTCTATTCAAGATGGTAAGCAGTCAGATTGATACGAACCGGACCATGCTGCTGCATTCGTTAAACCCGGCTTATGAAGACAAAGAAGTTTTTGCCGGCGATATTGCAGAAATATGGAAATATCATAGCCACATCACGGATGTGATTCCATCCTCAGAAACACTAATAGAAGAATTACTACGGACAGTGAACGAAATAAAAGTTGATGTTAAGTCACTGAAGGATGTATAA
- a CDS encoding ImuA family protein — translation MAAASQKEIISRLKKDLLVWEGFKRSDADKAGAIGMGSIEDHFPEKVFPKGHIHEMISYQPESAVASNGFISAITGKLLGDAGFCVWVSAARTIFPPTLALFGIPPEQVIFADVRTQKEALWTVEEALKCEALTVVIGEISELSFGDSRRLQLAVEKSRVTGFIHRNNPRTENTTACVTRWKVDPLMSTGHPAMPGIGFPCWDIKLLKVRNGQPGNWQVEWNGAFCHLQSTTVAIPQFQKRKTG, via the coding sequence ATGGCAGCAGCAAGTCAGAAAGAGATTATCAGCCGTTTAAAAAAGGATCTCCTGGTGTGGGAGGGCTTTAAACGCAGTGATGCCGATAAGGCTGGGGCAATCGGGATGGGTAGTATCGAAGACCATTTCCCGGAGAAAGTGTTTCCTAAAGGGCATATTCACGAAATGATCAGTTATCAGCCGGAAAGCGCTGTGGCCAGTAATGGCTTTATTTCTGCGATCACGGGGAAGCTGTTGGGCGATGCTGGTTTTTGTGTATGGGTGAGTGCTGCCAGGACAATTTTCCCGCCAACTTTAGCTTTATTTGGCATCCCGCCTGAACAGGTAATATTCGCCGATGTGCGAACGCAGAAAGAAGCATTATGGACCGTAGAAGAGGCGCTCAAATGCGAAGCTTTGACCGTCGTAATCGGCGAAATATCTGAATTAAGCTTTGGCGATTCACGCCGTTTACAGCTTGCCGTAGAAAAAAGCCGGGTTACCGGTTTCATTCACCGCAACAATCCCCGGACTGAAAATACGACCGCCTGCGTGACCAGGTGGAAAGTCGATCCGCTGATGAGTACAGGCCATCCGGCAATGCCTGGCATTGGCTTCCCCTGCTGGGATATTAAATTGCTAAAAGTCCGGAACGGGCAGCCGGGGAACTGGCAGGTCGAATGGAACGGGGCCTTCTGCCATTTACAGTCAACGACGGTTGCGATACCGCAATTTCAAAAACGAAAAACGGGTTAA